CAGAGCTCAGAGCGTCTATAGCTGGTCTATCCTTTTCTGAGAGAGTTGAGGGTAACTGATTCATAAAACCAAGTAGGAATAGAGCGTCAAATCCTCCAGGATACTTTGCTTTCAGAGGGATGTGTTGCGTTTGGTATTTGGTTGCAAAAGGTGCTAATATTTTCGCTCGAAAACAGCCTTCTCTCTTTTCTAAAGGAAGCTCGAGTATCTCTTGGTAAACTTTATCTGAACGAATCATATTGATTTGCATAATAATCTCCTTTCTTATCTATTATTAGTATAATCCCTTCCCTAAGGTCAGAGTCAAGAAGAAAATTAAAATATCTATTAAAATTTCATTGAAATTACCTCAAACCGTTCGAAAATTACCTTCAATAAAGTTCTTTAATACTGAGATTATAATATCCAGAGTATCAATAAATTAAAAACTTACTTTTCTACTGTTCATAGGAATGATGATACTAGAAAAAAATAAATCCTGAAGGGTAAAAACTTGTATCATTTTTTATGGAAAGCCTATTATTCAAAACTTGTTTGTCTCCTAGATAAACTATATAATTAGTTCGCCCCTTTTTTGCCCCTTCTTGAACCAAAAGAAAAAACCGCTACTCCTAAGAATAGCGGTTTTATATGTTTTTTAAGCTACTAATGTAGTCGCTCTATTATTTAAGAGTAACTGAAGCTCCAGCTTCTTCCAATTTAGCTTTGATTTCTTCAGCTTCTGCAGTTGGAACGCCTTCTTTGATGACACCTGGTGCACCATCAACAAGTTCTTTAGCTTCTTTAAGTCCAAGACCAGTGATTTCACGTACAACTTTGATAACGCCAACTTTTTTGTCACCAGCAGCTGTCAACTCAACGTCAAATGAGTCTTTAGCAGCACCAGCGTCAGCAGCACCAGCTGCAGCAACAGCTACAGGAGCAGCTGCAGTTACACCAAATTCTTCTTCGATAGCTTTTACAAGGTCGTTCAATTCAAGGATTGAAGCTTCTTTAATTTCAGCAATAATGTTTTCAATGTTCAATGCCATTGTTATTTCCTCCAAATAAGTTTTTAATTTTATAATCGTTTTTCCGTAGCTAGGCTACGCTGCGTAGCTTAAGATTAAGCTGCGTCTTCTTTGTTGTCTGCAACCGCTTTGACTGCAAGAGCAACGTTGCGCACTGGCGCTTGAAGTACAGAAAGGAGCATAGAAAGAAGTCCTTCGCGGTTTGGAAGAGTTGCAAGAGCAACGATTTCTTCTTTAGATGCGACAGCGCCTTCGATTGCACCACCTTTGATTTCAAGTGCTTCAGCGTTTTTAGCAAAGTCGTTCAAGATTTTCGCTGGTGCGATAACATCTTCGTTAGAAAATGCTACTGCAGATGGTCCAACAAATACTGATGCAAGATCTTCAAGACCAGCTTTTTCAGCTGCACGACGCAAGATTGAGTTTTTAATGACTTTATACTCAACTTCGCTTCCACGAAGCTCACGACGAAGAACTGTATCTTGCTCAACTGTCAAACCACGAGCGTCTACAACGACGATAGATGCAGCAGCTTTCATTTTTTCAGCTACTACGTCAACTAGTTCCGCTTTTTTAGCAATAATTGCTTCACTCATTAGTGTGTTCACCTCCGTAATTATTTTGCTTGGGGAATTTTTCCAAAAGAAAAACGCGCCCAAACCTAGACACGAAAGTACAATACGCTTCTTTTTACATGATACGTTTTGTCCTCGGTAGGATCTTTATGAGTCGAGCTCCCCTACTGTCTTAGGCAGTTTTTTCAAACCGTCTATAAGTATAGCATAGACAAAAAAAGAATGCAAGATTTTTGCAAACTTTTTTTAAATTTTTTTAAATCTCTACTGTCAAAACTTTGCCTTGCTTAACCACCTGTTCTCCAGCGATATAAACATCATCAACATCACTGGATTTGACAGCATAAACCAGATGAGAGAGCATATTTTTCTGAGGTTGAAGATGGATTTTTCCTTGTGGTTGAATGACCAGAAAATCTGCCTGCTTGCCAACTTCTAGGCTTCCTATCTGCTTTTCCATTCCAAGAACCTTAGCACCCTCTATCGTCAGAGCTTTGAGGGCTGTTTCAATAGGAAATTGGCTGGCATCTCCACTTTTCATCTTTTGAAGAAGGGCTGCAGTCCGTCCTTCCTCAAACATATCTAGATTATTATTGGAAGCAACTGAGTCAGTCGCAATCCCCACTGCTACTCCTGCTTTTTGCAGTTGGAGGATGGGAGCGATTCCTGAGGCCAGTTTGAGGTTACTAATAGGATTATGGGCGATAGCCACATGAGAAGTTGCCAAGCGTTCAACTTCTCGATCGTTTAACTCGACCCCATGAGCAAAGACAGACGGATGATCTAAATAACCCAGTTCTTCTAGACAGGCGAGGGGACGTTTGCCATAGCGTTTGAGGATAATTCCTGATTCCTCCTTGGTCTCAGCCACATGGATATGGAGAGGGATATTTAGCTCTTTTGCCATTTCTAAGCTCGCTTCCAGCAAGTCTCTACTACAGCTATAGGGAGAATGAGGAGCTACCATAACTTTGAAATTTGGATTTTCATATCCTAAGATTTCTTCTATGATGGCTCGTGTTCTGCTTATAGTCTCAGCAGTTGTTTCTGTCTCTGAAGAAAAGAGGGTCGGTGAGAAATAACAACGCATCTTAGATGCCTTGACTGCCTGATAAATTCTCTCAATATCCACACCATTGGGATTATACATATCGTTGAAGCTTGTTGTCCCTGACTGGAGCATCTCCGTCAGAGCCTCTTTGACCGCCTTGGTAGTCATGTCGGGAGTAAATCCTGCTTCTGCTGGCCAGATATAGTCATTGAGCCATTCGTGGAGATTACTATCATCCCGGATCCCTCGCAAACCTGTCATAGCAGAATGGGTATGGCAATTAACCAAACCAGGCATAATCCAGGCTCCCTGATAGTCTATAATCTGCTCAGCTTGCTCTAAAATCTCAGGCTCCTCTTGGCCGACATAGACGATTTGAGAGTCCTTAACGGCTAAGACACCATTCAAATAAACATGGAAATCTTTGTCACAAGTCACGATATTTACATGCTGATAGACTTTCA
This genomic stretch from Streptococcus sp. 1643 harbors:
- the rplL gene encoding 50S ribosomal protein L7/L12, which translates into the protein MALNIENIIAEIKEASILELNDLVKAIEEEFGVTAAAPVAVAAAGAADAGAAKDSFDVELTAAGDKKVGVIKVVREITGLGLKEAKELVDGAPGVIKEGVPTAEAEEIKAKLEEAGASVTLK
- the rplJ gene encoding 50S ribosomal protein L10 encodes the protein MSEAIIAKKAELVDVVAEKMKAAASIVVVDARGLTVEQDTVLRRELRGSEVEYKVIKNSILRRAAEKAGLEDLASVFVGPSAVAFSNEDVIAPAKILNDFAKNAEALEIKGGAIEGAVASKEEIVALATLPNREGLLSMLLSVLQAPVRNVALAVKAVADNKEDAA
- a CDS encoding TRZ/ATZ family protein, producing MKVYQHVNIVTCDKDFHVYLNGVLAVKDSQIVYVGQEEPEILEQAEQIIDYQGAWIMPGLVNCHTHSAMTGLRGIRDDSNLHEWLNDYIWPAEAGFTPDMTTKAVKEALTEMLQSGTTSFNDMYNPNGVDIERIYQAVKASKMRCYFSPTLFSSETETTAETISRTRAIIEEILGYENPNFKVMVAPHSPYSCSRDLLEASLEMAKELNIPLHIHVAETKEESGIILKRYGKRPLACLEELGYLDHPSVFAHGVELNDREVERLATSHVAIAHNPISNLKLASGIAPILQLQKAGVAVGIATDSVASNNNLDMFEEGRTAALLQKMKSGDASQFPIETALKALTIEGAKVLGMEKQIGSLEVGKQADFLVIQPQGKIHLQPQKNMLSHLVYAVKSSDVDDVYIAGEQVVKQGKVLTVEI